The Candidatus Saccharibacteria bacterium oral taxon 488 genome has a segment encoding these proteins:
- a CDS encoding response regulator: protein MQHRKKILLVEDDTALAAVYRSRLELEGFEIREVHNGEDALSATVAFRPDLIVLDAMMPKISGFDVLDILRNTPETTNVRVIMLTALSQQKDRERAEALGVDEYLVKSQVVIGDVVARVKHHLGVS from the coding sequence ATGCAACACAGGAAAAAAATACTATTAGTTGAAGACGATACGGCACTGGCGGCAGTCTATCGGTCACGGCTTGAGCTGGAGGGCTTTGAGATTCGTGAGGTGCATAATGGCGAGGACGCACTGTCGGCAACGGTGGCGTTTCGGCCGGACTTGATCGTACTGGATGCTATGATGCCGAAAATTAGCGGCTTTGACGTACTCGACATCCTGCGCAATACGCCGGAGACGACCAATGTGCGGGTAATCATGCTAACGGCGCTGAGTCAGCAAAAGGACCGAGAGCGGGCAGAGGCGCTCGGAGTAGACGAATATCTCGTCAAGTCACAGGTGGTGATCGGCGACGTGGTAGCGCGAGTAAAGCATCATTTGGGCGTGTCGTAG
- a CDS encoding 50S ribosomal protein L27, with protein MSKVKAGGSSKNIHNNPGQRLGVKRFGGQKVNAGEVLVRQTGATKVAGDGAYMSRNYTIHAAKSGVVTFKRVKKTRFTGKTERRTQVCVG; from the coding sequence ATGTCAAAAGTCAAAGCTGGTGGCTCAAGTAAAAACATCCACAACAACCCTGGCCAACGCCTCGGCGTCAAGCGTTTCGGCGGCCAAAAAGTTAACGCCGGCGAAGTACTCGTCCGCCAAACAGGCGCTACCAAGGTCGCTGGCGACGGCGCATACATGAGCCGCAACTACACAATCCACGCTGCTAAGTCTGGTGTCGTCACCTTTAAGCGAGTCAAGAAAACCAGGTTCACTGGCAAAACCGAGCGACGAACTCAGGTTTGCGTCGGCTAG
- the hpt gene encoding hypoxanthine phosphoribosyltransferase: protein MNQDIAKILVTTEQINNAVAQLGRELTAEYRDKNPLVIGVLRGAAPFMIDLVRAMDCYLEIDFIDVSSYGNATESSGAVTILKDIDSDVTGRHILLVEDIVDTGRTLEKLLELFASRGAASIKVCSLLDKPERRIANVTADYVGLSVPNEFVVGYGLDFRQQYRNLPYIGVLKPEVYQG from the coding sequence ATGAATCAAGACATTGCTAAAATCCTCGTGACTACTGAGCAAATTAACAATGCGGTGGCGCAGCTGGGCCGAGAGCTGACGGCAGAGTATCGTGACAAAAACCCGCTGGTCATCGGTGTACTGCGCGGTGCAGCACCGTTTATGATTGATCTAGTGCGAGCGATGGACTGTTACCTGGAAATCGATTTCATTGACGTCTCTAGCTACGGCAACGCAACTGAATCATCCGGCGCGGTCACTATCCTCAAAGACATTGATAGCGACGTTACTGGGCGGCATATTTTGCTGGTCGAAGACATCGTCGATACCGGCCGAACGCTAGAAAAATTGCTAGAATTATTCGCCAGTCGCGGCGCGGCCTCAATCAAAGTCTGCTCACTACTCGACAAACCCGAACGACGTATCGCCAACGTTACCGCCGATTACGTCGGCCTGTCAGTTCCTAACGAATTCGTCGTCGGCTACGGCCTAGATTTCCGCCAACAATACCGAAACCTACCGTATATCGGAGTGTTGAAGCCTGAGGTGTATCAGGGATAA
- a CDS encoding CHAP domain-containing protein — protein sequence MKIRSTTPVSTSRATRAALVAVSAVVLGAGVFQLGPHVFARDYEAEINALNQQAQQAQNEANRLGTMAATLEEELGRINAQIDSIRTEIAKSQQKHDALVAEIAKNKLAIEKNRKVMGKILSDIYLDDQISPLEMLASSKSIGDYVDKQEQRSSLRSSLNDKIKEIKALQAKLEENKKSVENVLKDQKAQQTQLASKQAEQAKLVNDTKNDQNAYAALATQRNNQAAKLREEQAAANRRALGGVSIPGGIPGGGGYPGVWANAPLDAYVDPWGLYTRECVSYVAWKIHSTGRFVPHFGGAGNANQWPSTAARYGIQSGSTPKAGAAAVMNVGYYGHVMYVESVNGDGTITVSDYNLAWDGLYRKYTRLASGLTYVYF from the coding sequence ATGAAGATACGGTCCACCACACCAGTTTCGACATCACGAGCCACACGGGCAGCTCTCGTGGCGGTTAGTGCTGTTGTTTTGGGCGCTGGCGTGTTCCAGCTCGGCCCACACGTATTCGCGCGTGACTATGAAGCGGAAATTAACGCTCTCAACCAACAGGCGCAACAGGCGCAGAACGAGGCCAATCGTCTCGGGACGATGGCAGCGACGCTGGAGGAGGAGCTGGGGCGCATTAACGCGCAGATTGATTCAATCCGAACAGAAATTGCCAAGAGTCAGCAAAAGCACGACGCATTGGTTGCGGAAATTGCTAAGAACAAGCTAGCGATTGAAAAAAACCGCAAGGTCATGGGCAAAATCTTGTCAGATATTTACCTCGATGATCAGATTTCGCCGCTTGAGATGCTGGCTAGCTCCAAGTCGATCGGTGATTATGTCGATAAGCAGGAGCAACGTAGTAGCTTGCGATCGTCGCTGAACGATAAGATCAAGGAAATTAAGGCGCTGCAGGCTAAACTGGAAGAGAATAAAAAGTCAGTTGAGAATGTGCTCAAAGACCAGAAGGCTCAGCAGACACAACTAGCGTCCAAGCAGGCAGAGCAGGCCAAGCTGGTTAACGATACCAAGAATGACCAGAATGCCTATGCAGCCTTGGCAACGCAGCGGAATAACCAAGCAGCGAAACTGCGCGAAGAGCAGGCGGCGGCTAACCGGCGAGCGCTTGGCGGGGTGTCAATCCCGGGTGGTATCCCGGGTGGTGGCGGCTATCCAGGCGTCTGGGCGAATGCACCACTGGATGCTTACGTCGATCCATGGGGCCTATATACGCGCGAATGCGTGAGCTATGTGGCCTGGAAGATCCACAGTACCGGTCGGTTTGTGCCACACTTTGGTGGGGCTGGTAACGCTAATCAGTGGCCATCAACAGCGGCGCGATACGGCATCCAGAGCGGTTCGACACCAAAGGCTGGCGCAGCAGCGGTTATGAATGTTGGCTATTATGGACACGTGATGTACGTCGAGTCGGTTAATGGTGACGGCACAATTACGGTCAGCGACTATAACTTGGCGTGGGACGGTCTGTACCGAAAGTATACGCGTTTAGCCTCGGGCCTAACCTACGTGTATTTTTAA
- a CDS encoding PDZ domain-containing protein gives MTEQRRVGRRARLFLGGLLIAIVSFAAGTRSDLIMAQVGSLFGLRTATGSLDLSTVQRVYRELKAHYDGTLDEQALTRGAARGMVAATGDPHTAYMDPDEAKEFEKSLSGNIGGGIGAEIAKRHNVPTIIRPLKNSPAEKVGIKAGDVIVKVNDTVVTDMPVDQVVQRIRGDVGTTVKLVLSRGGERKDVTVTREKVVAPAAEWKIDGEIGILTVSRFNDDTGKQARQAAEEFRSAGVKKVILDLRGNPGGTVAAAQALAGLWLNNQVVMTQRRGEQVISTEKSTGQPLLGDIKTVVLINGGSASASEIVAGALKDYGKATLVGEKTYGKGSVQRPIDLADGSVLKVTEAHWYTPHGKNIDKSGIEPDVKVEMTTGAADNGHDPQLEKAKSV, from the coding sequence ATGACAGAGCAACGGAGGGTAGGAAGGCGGGCTCGCTTGTTTTTGGGCGGGCTGCTGATTGCGATTGTGAGTTTTGCGGCCGGGACGCGGTCGGATCTGATTATGGCGCAGGTCGGGTCGCTGTTTGGCCTCAGGACGGCGACGGGGTCGCTGGATTTATCAACAGTGCAGCGCGTGTACCGTGAGCTAAAGGCTCATTATGACGGTACGTTGGATGAGCAAGCACTTACACGTGGGGCGGCGCGCGGTATGGTGGCGGCGACGGGCGATCCACACACGGCGTATATGGATCCGGATGAAGCCAAGGAGTTTGAAAAGAGCTTGTCGGGCAATATTGGTGGCGGTATCGGGGCGGAAATTGCCAAGCGGCATAACGTGCCGACGATCATCCGGCCGCTCAAAAATAGCCCAGCTGAAAAGGTGGGCATCAAAGCCGGCGATGTCATCGTCAAGGTTAATGACACGGTGGTGACTGATATGCCGGTTGATCAAGTGGTGCAGCGCATTCGCGGCGATGTTGGCACGACGGTCAAGTTGGTATTGTCGCGTGGTGGCGAACGTAAAGACGTGACAGTGACGCGCGAGAAAGTCGTCGCGCCGGCTGCCGAGTGGAAGATTGATGGTGAGATCGGTATTTTGACAGTGAGCCGTTTCAATGATGACACCGGCAAGCAAGCGCGCCAGGCCGCTGAGGAGTTTCGCTCAGCAGGTGTCAAGAAAGTTATCCTCGACCTCAGGGGAAATCCTGGTGGCACGGTGGCGGCCGCGCAGGCGTTAGCAGGGCTGTGGCTGAATAATCAGGTGGTGATGACCCAACGGCGTGGCGAGCAGGTTATCTCGACGGAGAAATCGACCGGCCAGCCGCTTCTCGGTGATATCAAGACGGTTGTGTTGATTAACGGTGGTAGCGCCAGCGCCAGCGAGATCGTAGCGGGGGCGCTCAAGGATTATGGCAAGGCAACGCTGGTCGGCGAAAAAACCTATGGCAAGGGCAGTGTGCAGCGGCCGATTGATCTGGCGGACGGCTCGGTTCTAAAAGTGACCGAGGCGCACTGGTATACGCCGCATGGCAAGAATATTGACAAGTCGGGTATCGAGCCGGATGTCAAGGTCGAGATGACGACTGGGGCGGCGGATAATGGGCATGACCCACAGTTAGAAAAAGCAAAGAGTGTCTAG
- a CDS encoding peptide chain release factor 2, with protein MQPLKKRIQTLQSEVEQAKAALDFAALEQELAALDERLNQPEIWHNPDEAQVLAKKAASLRQTVEPWQTLSVQLMDIAELMELGDDDLLPEFEAQVAALEQEFTQRKTDLLFSGPYDNREAVVRISAGVGGLDAQDFAAMLERMYLRWAEKSGMKADTLERSTNDDAGIKTAVLEISGPFAYGKLRSENGVHRLVRLSPFNADNLRQTSFALVEVLPKIDTPDEISIDPNDLRIDVYRSGGKGGQGVNTTDSAVRVTHVPTGITVAIQNERSQIQNKETALKILRSKLLAMKLEQHAETLSDLRAGESANWGSQIRNYVLHPYTLVKDTRTKHENRNAQGVLDGDVDEFMTAYLRESRG; from the coding sequence ATGCAACCGCTAAAAAAACGTATCCAAACCCTGCAATCAGAAGTAGAACAGGCCAAGGCGGCGCTGGATTTTGCGGCACTGGAGCAGGAGCTGGCGGCGCTGGACGAGCGACTCAATCAGCCGGAGATTTGGCATAATCCGGACGAGGCGCAGGTGCTGGCGAAAAAGGCGGCTAGCTTGCGCCAGACAGTCGAGCCGTGGCAGACGCTCAGCGTGCAACTCATGGATATCGCTGAGTTGATGGAGCTGGGCGATGATGATCTGCTGCCGGAGTTTGAGGCGCAGGTGGCAGCGCTGGAGCAGGAGTTTACTCAGCGCAAGACTGATCTACTGTTCAGCGGCCCGTACGACAACCGCGAGGCGGTAGTGCGAATTTCGGCGGGCGTAGGCGGGCTGGATGCGCAGGATTTTGCGGCGATGTTGGAGCGGATGTATCTACGCTGGGCGGAGAAGTCGGGGATGAAAGCCGACACGCTGGAGCGCTCGACCAATGATGATGCGGGGATAAAGACGGCGGTGTTGGAAATTTCTGGGCCGTTTGCCTATGGAAAACTGCGCTCAGAAAATGGCGTGCATCGGCTGGTGCGCCTCAGTCCGTTTAACGCTGATAATTTGCGCCAGACTAGCTTTGCACTGGTGGAGGTGCTGCCAAAGATCGATACGCCGGATGAAATTTCGATTGACCCGAATGATCTGAGGATTGATGTGTATCGCTCGGGCGGCAAGGGTGGTCAGGGCGTGAACACCACTGACTCGGCGGTGCGGGTGACGCACGTGCCGACGGGAATCACGGTGGCGATTCAGAACGAGCGTTCGCAGATTCAGAACAAAGAAACAGCGCTGAAGATTTTGCGATCCAAGTTGCTGGCGATGAAGCTGGAGCAACACGCCGAAACGCTGTCTGATCTCAGGGCCGGCGAGTCAGCCAACTGGGGCAGCCAGATCAGAAATTACGTCCTGCATCCGTACACGCTGGTCAAGGACACCCGCACCAAGCACGAGAACCGCAACGCCCAGGGCGTGCTGGACGGGGATGTTGATGAGTTTATGACGGCTTATTTGCGTGAATCGCGCGGCTGA
- a CDS encoding FtsX-like permease family protein yields the protein MTDISRKAAAKARVDPKVLKRTRQRRRRVLTFWRMCRYGINNFSRNTWLTIAATAVMAVTLLIIALTIAARQVLVDSVDTISRKADMSIFLKGSTEQKVIDELISRLSKLHNVEKVTYISAEQARQEQIEQHKNDPAFLEAIKESSNEMPASLRASLKDLNDQRPLIEFTKHDELYKKHKDPTKEPSFIGDRRDAINAIGDWVRFASIAGSIATVVFVVISSLVVFNTIRMAIFNRKDEIQMMKLIGADRGFIRGPFIVEAVMYGFIAALVASGVGYLLLFSAHDKLAVRLPMDNLMNIGTTYAGLVVLAMIMIGAVIGIVSSLIATRKYLKL from the coding sequence ATGACCGATATTTCACGTAAAGCCGCCGCCAAGGCGCGCGTCGATCCCAAAGTCCTTAAGCGCACGCGGCAGCGTCGCCGTCGGGTGCTGACGTTCTGGCGAATGTGCCGGTATGGTATCAATAATTTTAGCCGTAACACCTGGCTGACGATTGCAGCGACTGCGGTGATGGCGGTGACGCTGCTGATCATCGCCCTCACTATAGCCGCCCGCCAAGTACTGGTTGACTCGGTCGATACAATTTCACGCAAGGCGGATATGTCAATTTTCCTCAAAGGCTCAACTGAGCAAAAGGTGATTGATGAGTTGATATCGCGCCTGAGTAAGCTCCACAATGTCGAAAAGGTAACGTATATTTCAGCAGAGCAGGCGCGGCAAGAACAGATTGAGCAGCACAAGAATGACCCGGCGTTTCTTGAGGCGATCAAAGAATCAAGCAATGAAATGCCGGCGTCGCTGCGGGCCTCGCTCAAGGATTTAAATGATCAGCGACCACTGATTGAGTTTACCAAGCATGATGAACTGTACAAAAAGCATAAAGACCCGACCAAGGAGCCGTCGTTCATCGGTGATCGGCGTGATGCGATCAATGCCATCGGTGATTGGGTACGATTTGCCAGTATCGCTGGCTCGATCGCTACGGTGGTGTTTGTGGTGATTTCGTCGCTGGTGGTGTTTAACACCATCAGAATGGCAATTTTTAACCGCAAAGACGAGATCCAGATGATGAAACTGATCGGCGCTGATCGCGGGTTTATTCGCGGGCCATTTATCGTCGAGGCGGTTATGTATGGATTTATCGCGGCGCTGGTGGCCTCAGGAGTTGGGTATCTGTTGTTGTTCTCGGCACACGACAAGCTGGCGGTGCGGCTGCCGATGGATAACTTGATGAATATTGGCACCACGTATGCCGGGCTAGTAGTGCTGGCGATGATTATGATCGGTGCGGTGATTGGCATTGTCTCGTCATTGATCGCGACGCGCAAATACTTAAAATTATAA
- the ftsE gene encoding cell division ATP-binding protein FtsE has protein sequence MEMILLDRVTKTYGKDNKPALNRVSVHVKPGEFVILVGTSGAGKSTLLKLLTREEKPTGGKIVVGGIDYDTLKDKHIPLLRRKIGVVFQDFKLLPNRTVFENVAFALEIAGMTNREIKSTVPKVIELVGLKGKEKNFPNQLSGGERQRVAIARAVVRQPKILIADEPTGNLDPKHSWDIVRLLEKINKYGTTVLLTTHNVDIVNKLKRRVITIDHGKITSDQAKGSYKQ, from the coding sequence GTGGAAATGATTTTGTTAGATAGGGTTACCAAAACATATGGCAAGGACAACAAGCCGGCCTTGAATCGGGTGAGTGTTCATGTCAAGCCTGGCGAGTTTGTGATTTTGGTTGGGACATCAGGCGCGGGGAAGTCGACGCTGCTCAAGCTGCTGACCCGCGAGGAAAAGCCGACTGGCGGCAAGATTGTCGTCGGTGGGATTGATTACGACACGCTCAAGGACAAGCATATCCCGCTGCTCAGGCGCAAAATCGGTGTGGTGTTTCAGGATTTCAAGCTGTTGCCGAATCGGACGGTGTTTGAGAACGTGGCCTTCGCGCTGGAGATTGCCGGTATGACCAATCGTGAGATCAAATCAACGGTGCCAAAGGTGATCGAGCTAGTGGGCCTAAAAGGCAAGGAAAAGAATTTCCCGAACCAGCTGTCTGGCGGTGAGCGCCAGCGGGTGGCAATTGCCCGGGCGGTGGTACGCCAGCCAAAGATTTTGATCGCTGACGAGCCGACCGGTAACCTCGATCCCAAGCATAGCTGGGATATTGTGCGCTTGCTGGAAAAGATTAACAAATACGGCACCACGGTGCTACTGACGACGCACAATGTCGATATTGTGAACAAGCTCAAGCGCCGGGTGATCACCATTGATCACGGTAAAATCACCTCTGATCAAGCCAAGGGGAGTTACAAACAATGA